The genomic stretch GAGAGAGGGGTGATGGACAAAACTTGATACATACCTGGAAGACACTGAAAGAATCCAAAAATGTAACCACTTCCTACATCTCGAATAGAGACCAACTGTTGAATTTAGACGTGAGCTCGACTGATTACGTTCTTGGTGAGTTTCATAGCATACTGGatgatgtatatttttaattttgtgtcagccaatatttatattaatcatgTATGATCACTATTATAATGATAGTTGAATATCATTTTTCTCTCACACAGGTCTCTTCCACAAAGGACACATGGACTATCATGTCAATGCTGACCCCAGTCAGCAGCCTACCCTAACAGAGATGACGTCACTGGCCATTCGGATGATGCAAAAGGAAGAAAACGGCTATTTCCTCTTTATAGAAGGAGGTAGAATCGACCACGGACATCACGAGAACAAAGCCCACATCGCTCTGGACGAGACTGTTGAATTCCACAAGGCTATCGAGGTATTCGCATTATTAATTACACTGTTTAGTACTTTTAATGTGTAAGTACAGTATGTGTGTAGcatgttttgtataatttagatGGCTGTCAACATGACCAGTGAGGACGACACTCTGATAGTAGTAACTGCAGACCATGCTCACACCATGACCCTAAACGGATATCCACTCAGAGGCAGCAACATCTTCACTACTGTACAGAACACAAGGGATAATCTGACCTACTCTACACTAGCGTACGCTAACGGTCCGAACACTCACCGCTTCGACCTGCCTAGCCACTCTCAGCATGACATCAGAAATGATTCCAGAGGTAACTGATGACTGAtacttcttttactttttaatctttCCTATCTCAAAagtcattacatttaatttttaatgtaaaaaacaaaatggttaaGTAGAATTATCTGAAAATAACATTTCAGTAGTGGTATAAATATACTTATCGAAAGTTACTACCTACTGAAATTTGCTTACAATTTGTAAGATTGgctaattttgtaaaactactaattatgattttttatatcgACTAAAACATAAgacttttaaacagttttaattattagtccTCAATTGTCAAAAAGCTTCACTCAATAACAGCTATAGCTATTTACCActttaataataagataaaaattatctCAATATTGCAaggtatgtttaattttaaaacatgttattcgTCATTCACTGGAGTAGGGGATTCAGAACcggttaaatttgtattttaaattaatgtactttAATGTAAATTGGTGGTAGCAATAACAGACTTTCGACATTATTACGTTTGTATTcactttatttttagaaaacgtCAACTACACATTCCCCACTATCAGCTTGCTATCATCAGAGACACACGACGGGCAGGATGTGGGAGTGTACGCGCGAGGACCGTCCGCTCATCTCCTCGTCGGTAACTACGAGCAGTCGCTCATCCCCCACGTGATGGGCTACGCGGCCAGGATTGGTCCCGCTGCTGAAGCCCTAGTAGCCTCGTCGAGCCTGGATGTAACCTCCCTAACATCGTGGGTACTGCTGTGGACGATGGCGATCTTTATCAGTCTTGgcatataaactttttttgagttttttcttataCAATGTGAGCCATTCAATAATTTACCATTCTTAAAGTTGATTTGAAAATCGTAATTTCAGCTAATTTACCACAAggaatgaaatttaaacatatcTCTATTGCTTCTTGTTAGTTTTTAAGCTAATcaaatttgtaaagtaatttaattaaatggtttttttcgtacaaattctacacataacgtagctatgattaaaagggttgattcaatgtaaatattgagtttaactccagttcatctAGGATTCATCCAGTAATGCAGCGTCTGGGATGTGACGCTGTTACTGACtcgactcctgaaatctggaggtATGTTCATCTGAGAAGATCCAAAGTCGGTGACGAAAAAGGTCACTATGAACTACTTACATAGTTGATACtgaatatagaatattattaaaaaaaagaatgtgaTAGTTCATAAATTTTACAACTGCATGTTctgacaataaaattttataatgttacaaggatgtagagtaaaattaaaatattgttactaataCTACTACTATTACTCTTTGTGTATAAATGTAGGTACTAACGTGAACGCAACAAAGAATATTATAagcaagaaattaaaatattttaattcaacgAATCAACAATTCCACTGCAAGAACTTGTTGGACATCCAATAAATATCAACTTATAAGACAGATTGCACTCTGGTCACGGCATAATGTTACTGAGTGCCGATTTCTGGATATATTGAGAATATTGATACTTTTCATTGCTACATCTTGCTCTCATAATTTGTGTTTGAGATCCTGCTTGTGTTTTTAGTGTTAGGAATGTTTCAAGGAATAGCACAATTTTTGAACacttgtaaacattttcacaatgGTCATACCCTGAAAAAtgccattattttttaaattgtatttgcactataatatataaattacaattattattctcaagataaagaaagttttaaactgaaaaatcttGTCCGTCTGAAGACATTCAGCCAGACCGAAGGTGTAGAGTACCTTAGCAATACTATGTAGAACCTGCCATAACTTTCCATTTCGTATTCTCGGCAACACGATgaggttttagttattttcgtGTTGTATTTATTTCGACATTACAGACAATAAAGAGCTCCGTCAGGTTCTTTCAGCAGAAGTACAGCGTAATCTAAACGAGGTGGTTCCaatatctcatcaggtgcacaattgataTACAATAGACAATAGCTGTAGTAAGTGTAAccaattttatagttaaaactttaataaacactTGAAGTattcagattttaaaatgaaaaattaatgcCATTTGTACTAAACTAATTGTACGTAATATTGAAATTGTTGTATTAGcttaaatttgttaaagtaaattaaatgagtacaataacaataaataaaacttctttaaataaagaaatgacGAAAAGATATATTAAGGGACAATACAGTATTGATTTTCTCTTGTAaacgtgatttatttatttttattttacgtataatattacaaaatttgtatttgtattatatttaatctgATACGAAACccaatttccaaaattaaaataaaaggaaaaacatGTTTGTGTGGTTCATTACAATAGAGGAGCTACACGGCGACCTACTGCCCTGACTAGTGGGTTATATTATCGGTAGCGGCTGCAATATCGGCAATTACTGATATAATTGAGTAACTAGAACCCCAACCCAGACTAAATCACCGGCGCCGTGCCACGTCATAATACAGGTACTTCCAGTAGCGTATCAAGAACTGAAATTTGGGGGCATAAGcctataataatattacattaatgtttgaaaaagCGATCGGCCTCATAATCTTTGTAATACTACGTATCATATTTCTTCCTACATTGATAGAAAATATTGATTGAATTAGttagaaatctttaaatataactAAGTTACCTATTGTTACATATGTCAAAAAGAAAAGTTTCTGCCGACGTCCATGTCACATCTCGTTTTCTCTACCGTCCATCTATGTTAATATTAGAACAATTTGAACCCCAAAAGTGTAAAGATCCTATAATACAAATAAGTAccataataacatatattaggttagttatttacctgaagaagatatcacattgcagatctcaaaacgtggtgttactgatttttggtaTCACGAAAGAaggcaaatgtcctgaaaattcCTGTAGATatctttctattttttataaggaCTAATACCTAAGAGCTATAAATTGAACTATAACTTAAATATtggctttattttttatttactaaaccaTTTTATTCAAGTAACACAATATAGTtagaaacatgttattttatgacatttttattttaataaaaactttcaatttttaagacaaaatttaatAAGATACATGTTCTTCCTAAAGCCGAAACTGatgtacttattataaaaatgtttcattttagtCCTCAATACTTTTTAATTGGACTGATAACAAAATAGCCTAAATTGCCTTACATGAAGACTGATTAACAAATTTGGTTCTACTTTTTGTGTTTTAGTGAAGTTATCTTATTAACATATGAGTTTAACGTAACAACCTTATTTCCAACCCATAGTTGATTACAAGACCTTAATAAAATCCTCatgatatatgatataataatccTTAAGTTTCCTCTTATCTAGTGTTTGttttaatccatattttaattttctcgTGCAATTCCTCCGTTTAACTAATAGTCTTAGTGATGAGTGCAGTATAAAttccattttctttttaaaacctacttttgAATAGTTGAAGGATtcccattttcaaattaatataaaggtttgggttttataattaatttagtggTAAAGCAGAGAATATTTTTAGCATTGTTGTACGATATCACAACTTCTTACATTTTCTTCGAAATTACCGTTGCACGTAACTTCTATTAATGAACGATCGCTAAGTCACTAGAGTAGTGATGTTGCCATTGACGACCAGCCAATCAGATAAGGGTTGCCATAATCAGCTGATTGAGCACATTAAAAGCGTCTGCTTCATTTGTCGACGCAGACAGGACAATAGCGTCCTGCTGATTGCATTTCACTTGCAAACCTTCACTCCTTGTTCTCTTACCGATTGTCGATATCTCTGCTAGTCTGTTTGGATTTACCCAAAAACTGTCTATATCCTATGTTTTAGGGCGAATACCAATGGACTATGAGAATATTTAGTACACAACATTGAATATTAAACTCCTCATATGTAGGTGCCccagtaatgtaaaataaataaaatattcaaagtcataaatatacaaaaataatattttttagaataaagtgacagttatttgtaaatttatatatttctgtgagtacaaatttaagatttttacacCGGAAAACCTTGTATGTTTTTGTTCGACCAGTACCAACATTGTCATATTATGTAAACTAATATATGAATATGATCACACATATTGCAtactatacattaaatttttcagttttgttatatGAGGTCTTGTTACATGAAAACCATGAAAATTGGCATTGAATCTTCTtagatatgtataataatatatcatcATTTTAATCATATCTGCTCACAGCGCAGTTTTATGGTGCTACCAGTGTTTTCATGAAGTTCCTAATGTAATACTTTATATGGTATATTTTGGGTCTGTATGGGTTATATATAGTAGGGCATAATCtgtataaagacatttttaagggacaaaattaataatatcatacCGAAAAAGTTGATACTCATGGTTAATGCTTTATTGGAAAACATcttctcgtaattgcagtttctCACTGAGTTCAAATCAAGGACCATGAAACTAGTCAAAATCCTGAACTCTGTACTGGTTTTCATTGGAATTATAAGAACAAACAGCATCAGACTGTCTTATAGTAATATTAAGTAGTTGAAACTACGGAATTCTATCTACATTCCAGATGTGAATTTCCATAAGCATAATAACACTAAAAAGCCCTTGAAAGACCAGTAAATGCATAAATGAATGAATGgtatatttgttttcttaaactttttaataaattacagcagaaaatataaatatgttattaaaaatgcattaatgTTATCTGCAAAATCTTAAGcacaaaaactaaatactatCCTGGGAATAAGTCTACATGGCTACGGCCTGTATCTAAGCTTGAGTTGTTGggtatattaactatatatttttttaatatcttagaaagaagactggaagaaactgattgttttttttagatCCATAGTGACTACAAAATGGACGTAGATCACATTTAAAGTTATAGTGAAATTTGCACAAAATGTGTAAGAGACAACTACAGCTGTTGTTAAATGACCAGCCCCGGCTTTGCACATAAACTTATCTCAGCTTAttcaaaagagtttttaaaatccACTTTTCGACCTTTTGCTAAAATGTATTTACGATACCAATCTACCGTTGTAAGAAATAAGTGATAGTGCATACATTGAATATAAGACATTCATTTAAAACGCACATCCACACGTTTCTTTGAGCTGTAAAACACTGTTTCTATTAGATATAAATAGTAAACAGTTTACCTTCAAACTTGACGCTGAGAATAGTGAAGAGCAGAGGCCAGAGTAGAGGTGGCATAGCTGCAGTTAGACGCTCTCCTGCGGCTCCCACATGTCTATCAATCTGAAACAgataaatttgattatatttttacatcaacTCTCTACCATGTATACCCATCTATTCTTAATGCAGTTTTAAGCCTCTTTTCTGATCTCACTCGtacatcataaatttatttacatcccaacatgtattttacattaagtaGCTTTTCAAACGAATCTTAAACATTTTGAACGTAGacgcatttttttatttaatggctGAGGCAAgcgataaaaaattaataaatactgtaattatttttgcctAATTTCATATGTATCCTTCCTAAGTATATCCCGTCCATGGTCAAGGAGCATTTGAATATACAGAACGAAATTTTCGTAGGCTGTAGAGACTTAGCAGAttcaataactaaaaatgtagttaGGCTGTTATGCACAGCTCTCTGAAGTTTAGTTTTGAGATTATAGAAATGGcctttttgaagtttaaatttgcttaagaaaaaaaactgttcaaacatTCTCCAGAAACGACAACCAAATATAGGTCACtccctaatatttttaaatcagtaactGACTCAGACTATAATTTAGTTCTGGCCATTTTGAAAGCTCCATATTTATCATATCAGACCCCTATTTTGTAGGGATGCATCTTGTTTTTGTGAAGACTTCTCAATACTGTCGTTTGACTCAACCCAAAATAAGCCATAATTCTTCCACTAGAACAGATTTATTTGCTTTTAACTAGACTCACAAATCTTCTTGCCTTTGTTGTGATTATCATGGACACTTCTAATTTCTCAAACACGATCAGTAAGTTGTAAGAGTAGTAGGCTTCGAATGTCATACAACTCCAGTTTATAAGGCAGTATCTAAACTTTACGAAGGAGACTCAAAACAGCGTGTATCACATTGGTAACTTGAGATCtgctagtgttttttttttctaaaacagaaGAGCATTCAGATCTAAAAGCGGCGTTATAATGCAGTTTTATCCCTTACTTAATATACGAGTAGTTCTTAAAACGTAACGGATTTTTGAAATGCCTATTAAGTACTACTTCAAATAATTTCATAGATTATACTGAAaactattcataatttaatttcttatcacCTTCAAGCAATATTCTCAGATTTTTTTGACAACAGCACAAATATACGACCTGCCTCCGAGATCCCTACTAACACGAACATAGTGATACATTCAACAAATTAGCTACAAAGGATCAAGATATGGTTTTCACTTATATCACataacatatatttcattgtaaactataatttaatttagggATATAGTTTCATGTTTTATGTAAACGTATATAATACTATGACgagtcctaaatattttaaaattattattgctatCAGTTAAAATCTAAATTCCGTTTTGGAACGTGATAAAATGGAAGGTCAGGTCAGGTAGGCTGCAGGGAAGGTGAAAGTAAAGCAATTTAAGGCGTAGAGAGCCCTTGAGTGTAGGGTCTGGCCGGGCAATAAGGGATGTTAGATACACCCTTGCCTGTTGAGGTATGGGCGAGGGGAAAGGGGTGTTATCTCAGCATCTCCGCGCACTCAGCACACATACCCGATTGTTGGTTCTTCATTGACCTAGTAACTCTTggtttacaattaaatgttactaatattctgcatgtaaaactttttgtaaaagtACGATGAATAATCTGAAGGATATTAATGCTTATACCATAACTTAACTAAGTTTGATTCTTTGATTCGACCTTACCTTAAATATAAGAGCTTTAACGGGAGCAAAGACTTCTCTCAATGTAATATTCTTACATAATTCAAACAATTGCTCTCATGTATGGATAACTAACTGAAGTCATGCAAACAACATATTTCTAAACACTAGCTTGATTGGTTAtcacatacttttattattagaacatgtTTTCGCATAAGGGCAGAGTTAATATATTTCATGACTTAGAGCCAGAGATGTGattcttatttttttcatttatcacgtTTGTGCGATGACCCTTGGTAGAAAATACCTGGAATCTTGTTACATTGTCTTTGGGAACGGGCAGAAGTGTTCGGAATGAAAACTAAAATACCACGCTGATTGTCATAACAGAACAATGGCAACATTAATCCCAATGAGGCACAACGCAATAATGTGGTGTCTGCTATCAGACGCTTTGCCTGCTAACCGCATTTTTTGCACAGTTAATATTTTCTTCTCTTAATTCGTGTATTAGATAAAAGATCACTGGATTTTTCATCATTCCAGTAATCATAAACCCTTTCATTACGTAATATGGTTTCGATCCAAAAGGGTTTTCATCTCacctttcaatttttttaacaggATGACTTATTTTTAGGGAGACAATATTAATCTGGTACCAACGTGAGAAGGCAAATTTGTGAATTTTGTTAGAGCTAAAGTTGTTCCAACAATTCGGCTTGAGTTTGTGAAAATAACCACATTGAAGTGATACACTCTGATACCAAGTACATTATAACCTAGATAATGCATTGATAAGGCAAGATAATTctctataattttcaaaatccacAGTAAATTAAAGGATTTTTATTTCCGAAGGCTCTTATGTATTCTTgatgacaaataaataattatttggaaaatttaaaataaatactaatcgGGACCAAATTGTTCTAAAAATTTATCGTGATAAATCCCATACATCccttcaataacaaattttaaagtttcaaaacggttaaaataaaggtttttgtttataaaaatacaactttttgtaTATTGTGTATGCACTTATAAACACACTATCAGTATTTGAAATGCGTTAAAGCATTCGTAGTCCGATTTTAGCTTACTTGGTTGAAAGTTCCTTGTATtctagttttatataacattcatTTCTTATATTTTCCATACTTTATCCACAATCCTTGGAAAATTTCATTGGCTATTAAtgcaaaacttatttaataatatatagctATATCCAATCCCTAtcattactttgtaataattctGGTCATTCTAAAGTATTTATcgggtttttgttttgttttaaaccataataacgGAAGCGGTAAGCTCCTATTTGAGAATGTGGTGATTAATAAGTCaagttatatagtattttactCTCGTCATTGCTACTTTCGACTGTAACTGTGAACCCAAATCAATTTGTGAATGAGTGAGTAAgtgtatacttaaaattttgctgtattatgtatttcaatttatataatacatacatatatatgtacacatatacATCTATCAAACACCCCGtacatttgttaattaaaaataagtacagtACATGACATCGATCTTGCGAAAATTGTAAGCAGTAAAggaattgttataatataacGTGACTTAAAGGTAGCGAGTAAACAGATGGCAAGCACTGAAAAGTTTCGCGGCAAAGCACAACTCTCATTTACATTTTAACGAAAGGAAGGATGAGTTCACATCAGAAGAGACGAGACCCTGCCGCCAGTGTTTACCGGGTTTTTGTGAGTTAAACGAATTAGAATACAACTGCTGAAGAGGAATAcagtaattttttgtaacaaagttTAACATTGTGAGATCTATACACTGGAAGAACCTcgaaatactaaatattttataatgaagaCCTGACCAGAAATGTGTTTGTTCCAGATgtctgtaaattaaaatagatgGAATAAGATATgttatagttaaaacatttttgcacatttctatgagaaaataaataatagaggCCATTTTTATAACCCaggtcaaatcaaatcagatttttactGCCGGAatattatacaacgcatggcaaaagtcaaatttttattttttacttgctAACATTTTTGTcaacacaccacaagaaatctcattcaatacaattttgcaaacttgcctacatccattcattcaccaattatttcCACTTCCAGCGAAAAATCCAGTCcctttaattggtggtctcctaATCATAcgcaaaaaactcgtcaacattataaaatgtttgtgatactaaaaagcgtttcaaacgagtttttaacaacTTGAGTGTTGgagtgttttaaaaattgaatctggtaatttattgaaaagccaccgttctgtgtctaccagttcgatatttatctctgcctctagtctcatacacatgtatgtctcggccattcgtcatggcacatttaaacattcaaaagagagttgtttccaagatgtagagttGGTAGTGTCAACAGTTGCACATTTTTTAAGGCTTCCTTGCAGACTCTGTAAATTTCAATTAGCGATAATGCTAATCGCTTGTTCTTGCAGCTTGAACACTgtcaggaattgattgtttgaacaagctccctacaacaccagcccgtaagtgagatgggggtaaatcaagccataatacgacatcatcagaacctgactcGAGCAGTATTTGGCACagtcctcaaaacataaatgcctgaggccaatttggagcaaacgtggtcgatgtgatcattccaagtcaaccctcgatctaggtatatttcCAGGCATTTCGAACAATACACTTCTTCCAGCATGATGGTgacagccaacataacagctggctcgtcatgactatctactgatcgtaaagcaaaatttataaaattagattttacagaatttgtttaagattgaggctgttaaaattttaGACGCAGTTGTTGATTTCAAAACTCTGTGGTTCCAGAATCagttttgatttgctagtgaaatagagagtcgtgtcatcagcatactgcactagtcttccgtgaGGAAGTGATGAATCTACATCATTGACATAgttcaggaagagaattggacttgagaattgagccctgtgggacaccataactcaggtaaattggttcagataatttatttgagatctgAACAATTTGAGTTCTGTGGCTTTGCAATGATTTGAGCCACTGAAGAAGCAGGTAGATGGTTCTTCACTTGGCAGGTTCTTCAAGAAGCAGGTTCACCACACTCTGCCATACAAAGTTTTAAAGACGAATAACGTCCAATCACGTATTGGAAAACTCTGATAATCATTTGAATCTTTCTTATAATTTAagtagttaatattattttcaaccgTTACTTTAAGAACCCTTGCTAAAATGGTTCTGTATTACTTCATATGCGCATTGCAAATATGTAAATGTACCATCCACCTTATATTTGCAAACCATTCATGCTCTATGAAAAGTCATAACCATACAGTATTTTCAAGTAGCTTAttggttatataaaattattttaaacactagatttatatatatataatatatatatatatatatatatatatatatatattatatatatatatatatatatatttatatattatatatatatttatctatgtaAATCTATATAAATCTGTTTCGAGTTATATTTCCGATCCAAATGTTGGGGTTTGGCTTGTTGCCTCGATCAAAGAATCTGTCGAAAAGTGTGTATTTATGCCTATTGTTATTTACTctgatcatttgattttttgttctATGGTCGACTCTGCCTTGTTTTCTaaccaagaaaaacaaatatacatatacacacacacacacagagcaTACTTCCGTCAAAgaaaactaagatgggttttataacagcctttaagtttatagtaaagttatatagtaactttgtcttttatatttggATTACATTACTTACCAAGCAATACAtactaaaaaattcacaaaatacatttatatttttatgaaacataatattattg from Homalodisca vitripennis isolate AUS2020 chromosome 2, UT_GWSS_2.1, whole genome shotgun sequence encodes the following:
- the LOC124355752 gene encoding membrane-bound alkaline phosphatase-like, with the protein product MLLKLLLLSCFVSFTPARYHDFPAHDNLDLVAASNDPMARVNAAEYTASYWHSQSIAALQRHLETPLLTGPAKNVILFLGDGMSIATVTAARIYLGQLNNRPGEEQQLSFEKFPFTGLSKTYCVDSQVADSACSGTAYLTGVKNNIRTLGVTADVGYKDWKAMQNQKFHTHSILQWAQDAGKGTGIVTTCRVTDASPAAGYSHTAYRYWQTDLDIKRDYPNATGVQDIAQQLIKNNPGQNLKVILGGGRTYFIPQELQDSYGNSGERGDGQNLIHTWKTLKESKNVTTSYISNRDQLLNLDVSSTDYVLGLFHKGHMDYHVNADPSQQPTLTEMTSLAIRMMQKEENGYFLFIEGGRIDHGHHENKAHIALDETVEFHKAIEMAVNMTSEDDTLIVVTADHAHTMTLNGYPLRGSNIFTTVQNTRDNLTYSTLAYANGPNTHRFDLPSHSQHDIRNDSRENVNYTFPTISLLSSETHDGQDVGVYARGPSAHLLVGNYEQSLIPHVMGYAARIGPAAEALVASSSLDVTSLTSWVLLWTMAIFISLGI